The Thermoanaerobaculia bacterium genome has a segment encoding these proteins:
- a CDS encoding DUF2207 domain-containing protein, producing the protein MARSRTRKHGSALALTLLGSFALASGSQAKELHWRALEVEARLESDGTLAISETQRMVFTGDWNGGERVFRLGRGQRLTLDRLVRLHTSGGGATELEEGSLDEVDRYAWASSDTLRWRSRRPSDPEFAATALDYRLDYRITGALRKTGERAYQLDHQFAFTDRDGAIERLVVRLALAPEWRAAAGLPVSWELGPLAPGEGFVLTTDFAFQGETPPANAAPPQLPRWLRTGVVAAFVAGALFFLLAMRVRDRALGRFAPGPRARIDAAWLEEKVFSLPPEVVGAIWDRHVGSAEVAATLARLTQEGKLKSEVTTSGRIWKSENLHLELLTDRASLSDYEGKLIDGLFGVDRFTDTEAIRKRYKSTGFDPAAKIRSGLESSLKRVRGFADGSPKPSWRPTALLFLAGLFVLTFAAITSASGLFGPKTPGAIGLSVVLVLALCAGSVPGWIGALSGQGRVGGIAVATFLLLLSELAMAGALWALSGWPGATAGHLAGALLVALALARSQANVLATRESAESLARRRELVAARDYFEAELAKREPQLDDRWFPYLLAFGLAPKMERWFRRFGGLAQTSGSTYTSMAGGGSWGSGGGSGGWSGGGGAFGGGGASATWAMAATAMSSGVSAPSSSGSGGSSGGGGSSGGGGGGGW; encoded by the coding sequence ATGGCTCGCAGCCGCACCAGGAAGCACGGCTCCGCACTCGCACTCACCCTGCTCGGCTCCTTCGCGCTCGCCTCCGGGTCGCAGGCCAAGGAGCTTCACTGGCGCGCGCTCGAGGTCGAGGCGCGGCTCGAGTCCGACGGCACGCTCGCGATCTCCGAGACCCAGCGCATGGTCTTCACCGGCGACTGGAACGGCGGCGAGCGCGTCTTCCGGCTCGGCCGGGGGCAGCGCCTGACGCTCGACCGGCTCGTGCGCCTCCACACGAGCGGCGGGGGCGCCACCGAGCTCGAGGAGGGCAGTCTCGACGAGGTCGACCGCTACGCCTGGGCCTCGTCCGACACGCTGCGCTGGCGCAGCCGCCGCCCCTCCGATCCGGAGTTCGCCGCCACTGCGCTCGACTACCGGCTCGACTACCGCATCACCGGCGCGCTCAGGAAGACCGGGGAGCGCGCCTATCAGCTCGACCATCAGTTCGCCTTCACCGACCGCGACGGCGCCATCGAGCGCCTCGTCGTGCGCCTCGCGCTGGCGCCGGAGTGGCGCGCGGCCGCGGGCCTCCCGGTCTCCTGGGAGTTGGGACCGCTCGCCCCGGGCGAGGGCTTCGTCCTCACCACCGACTTCGCTTTCCAGGGCGAGACTCCGCCGGCGAACGCCGCGCCGCCGCAACTGCCGCGCTGGCTGCGCACCGGTGTCGTGGCAGCATTCGTCGCCGGCGCACTGTTCTTCCTGCTCGCCATGCGCGTCCGCGACCGCGCGCTCGGCCGCTTCGCGCCCGGGCCGCGCGCCCGGATCGACGCCGCCTGGCTCGAGGAGAAAGTCTTCTCCCTCCCGCCGGAGGTCGTCGGGGCGATCTGGGATCGCCACGTCGGCAGCGCCGAGGTGGCGGCGACGCTCGCCCGCTTGACGCAGGAGGGCAAGCTCAAGTCCGAAGTCACCACCTCCGGACGGATCTGGAAGAGCGAGAACCTCCACCTCGAGCTGCTCACCGACCGTGCCAGCCTGTCCGACTACGAGGGCAAGCTGATCGACGGCCTGTTCGGAGTCGACCGGTTCACCGACACCGAGGCGATCCGCAAGCGCTACAAGAGCACCGGTTTCGACCCCGCGGCGAAGATCCGGTCCGGCCTCGAATCGAGCCTCAAGCGCGTTCGCGGTTTCGCCGACGGCAGCCCGAAGCCGTCCTGGCGTCCGACGGCGCTGCTCTTCCTGGCCGGCCTCTTCGTGCTGACGTTCGCGGCGATCACCTCCGCGAGCGGTCTGTTCGGTCCAAAGACGCCGGGTGCGATCGGCCTCAGCGTCGTCCTCGTGCTCGCGCTCTGCGCCGGCTCGGTACCAGGGTGGATCGGGGCGCTCTCGGGGCAGGGTCGGGTCGGCGGGATCGCTGTCGCGACCTTCCTGCTGCTGCTCTCCGAGCTCGCGATGGCGGGCGCGCTCTGGGCTCTCTCGGGGTGGCCCGGGGCGACTGCCGGCCATCTCGCCGGCGCGCTGCTCGTCGCGCTGGCGCTGGCGCGTTCGCAGGCCAACGTCCTCGCGACGCGCGAGAGCGCCGAGAGCCTCGCGCGGAGGAGGGAGCTCGTCGCGGCGCGCGACTACTTCGAAGCGGAGCTCGCGAAGCGGGAGCCGCAGCTCGACGATCGCTGGTTCCCCTATCTGCTCGCCTTCGGACTCGCCCCGAAGATGGAACGCTGGTTCCGCCGCTTCGGAGGACTCGCCCAGACCAGCGGCTCGACCTACACGTCGATGGCGGGCGGCGGCAGCTGGGGCAGTGGCGGCGGTTCGGGTGGATGGAGCGGCGGTGGCGGCGCGTTCGGCGGCGGCGGCGCCTCGGCGACCTGGGCGATGGCGGCGACGGCGATGTCTTCGGGTGTGTCGGCGCCGAGCTCGAGCGGCAGCGGCGGAAGCTCGGGTGGTGGCGGCAGCTCGGGCGGTGGTGGCGGCGGGG